A segment of the Leptolyngbya sp. NIES-3755 genome:
TCTATGCAGAACGAAAGCCTTCCTAAGTTAAATTTTAGGGAGGCTTTTGTCTTATGAATTAATAATGTTGTCTGAACTGCCTTACTCGCATATCTATTGCATCTTTCAACCGGAATCTAGAGCAGCAATTCTTAGCTGGTTTGCGGATTATGATGTGGCGCGATCGCACAAAGAAGCCTTCATTAATGTTCTAATTAATTTCGACGATCGCTGTAATCACTTCTTCAGCCATCAAGCCTATTTCCTGGCAGCAGAGGCGATCGCATTTTTCCCAGATTGCTCACAAGCCGATGCGATCGTAGGTCAACTTCTCAAGTGGAGCTATTCCTTTTGCCGAACTTCAAAAAGCGATTGGAAGATTTATCCGAGAGCTTTGACAATCGCTGCACGAGAAGCATTAAAGAGAACTGATATTAAGCGAGTGGCAAATCGGTTAGCTGAAGTGATACATACAGCAGATAGTTTGGTTGTTCTTCGACGTGCTGCTGAGGAATTAGGAAGATTGAATCCGGGTGATGAGAGTGCGATCGCAGCCTTAGAACGGTTAATTCAGTACCCTCAACCTCTTCGGAACAGCATCGAAGCAATAACAAGTCTAATTGTTATTGATCCTCAGAACCCTCTCATTGTTTCTAGTCTGCTTGAGATTATTAATTCAGATGAGGCTGGATTTTATGTTCTTCGGGATGCTATGTGGGCGCTTAGGGAAGTTGCAGTTCGAGATGAAGCTGCGATTAAAACGACCTGTGAATTTATAGATCGAATGCAGCAACATATTGAATGTCAATCGGATAAGCAGCTATCTGAAGATCACCCTGATCTATTTCTCTGTAATCAAAGCGTGAAATTGCTTGGTGTAATTGGAGTTGGCAGTCAGCCTGCAATTTCGTCATTGTTGAGTTCACTTAGGCAAACAGGTTTTTATGCACATGAGTTTTACCCGTCAGAGCAATTTTTTGGGTGTGAAGCAGTAGATGCACTGGGTAGTGTTGCGATCGACAATTCAACCGCAATCGCTGAACTTACTCAGATGCTTTCCGATGCTCAAGAACCTTTATTATGCTGTCATGTTGCAGCAGCATTGTTGAGGATTGACAGGAATAATTCCAAAGCAATGACGGTTCTTACTGAGATTTTAGAAACTGCTCAGGTTGCTCAAACTGAAGTGAAGTTGCTAGAGCTTGAAACGTTCAGTCGATCTGAATTAAGAGAACTTCCAGAATATCTATTGTGGAGAGCCGCTGATAGTCTTGCACGGAATGATCCTAATTCTCAAAGTGCGATCGGTATCTTAATTCAACTGGTACAAACTTCGATTTCGGATACTCCTTGTCTTCCAATTCTCTATTCTTTGCTCGATATTGATAGTACTAAACAATTGGCAATTAACGCATTAATGCAGCTTCTAGAGACAAAGCCTGATGATTTTCTTTGCGAAGCCTTACCAATTTTTCGTGGTGTTGAAGTTGGAAACGAACTGGTTATAGATGCACTAACCCGACTGATTCAACGATCGCAAAGTCAAAGCAACCGATATGCTGCGGCTGGAGCTTTAGGAACTGTTGATCCAGGTAATTCGTTCGCGATCGCAACATTGATTGAATTGCTGGAATCGGATGATCGGTTTCTTTGGAGCATTGCTCAAGAACTTGGAAACATTGGTATTGATGATGAACAAGCGATCTCAGCTTTGCTCAAATTTGTTCAGACCTTTCAGAGAACAAGCGATCGACGCGATCGCCAAAGACTAACGGATTGCTTTAAGCATCTGAAATCGAAAGAACTTTTATCGTGTGTAGTTCAAGAACTCAAAGACTATCTCGACCCTAAACAGACTGATTTAGATGATGACCAGTTTGAAGGTGGCGCATATTTTGAGTGGGAAGATGTCGAGGGAGTCCGTTCTGAGGTTGCTTATCAAATCATTTGGAATTGTGCCCAGAATATGAGCTATCCCGATTTCTATCAGGCTTGGACAGGTGAGGGGCTTTAGATTCGACGCATAACTTGAGGAGCGGCGATCGCATAATTCCCCTCTTCAACTAAATACATTCCTGACCAACTCGCTAACAATTGCTTAGACAACTGCTGAATTTCTGCCTGTTGTGTCACTCCCATTCGCCACTCTGCGGGAAGTTCGATCGTGCTGTTATATGCCCCAGAAAGTGCCCCAGTTAGCGCCGCAACGCCTGGAACCTGATAGCGGGTTTGAATGGCTCTTTGAATCGATAAACGGAAGTCTCCAGGGGTGCTGAGAAAACAGTAGAGAGCAAGCGCGATCGCAGCATCTCCAGTGGTTGCATCACTTAAGGTCAGAATTAACTGTGTGGCATCTTCTAGCCCGATTCCTTGCTGTACCATTGTTTCGACTTGTTGGAGACGTTGAAGCTTGGGAATGCCTTCGGGTGGGGCGAGTAATGCCTCGAACATTGAAGAGACGAATCGACGGGGCGTGAGCGATTCGAGTAGGGCTTGGGAAAGGGTGTAACCGATCGCTAATAAATCGAGTTCGGATACTGCCGGATTTTGCCAGAGTTTGAGAACGGCTTCGATGTTTTGGCGGAGTTTCGGAAAATCTTCGTGGAAGAACAGGAAGACCGGGAGAAGCGCGATCGCAGATTCAGCAGTTGTGAGCGGTTCTCGGAAGATCGGATCGCTAGGATTCTCAGCACGATTAGGATTAATCAACGATTCAGCGTAGAAGTGCATGAAATCAAAGGAATCGCGGTGGGCAGGAACGCGACCGGAGGTTTGAATTCCGATCGTTTCACCGACGATCGCGCCTATCATTGCGGCTTGAAATCGATAGAGAAGTGCAGACTGCATGATTATTTCTCGAAACCTAGTGTAAAATTTTCGCTGATCTGACTCGCTTTTGGCTGATTTAATGTGAAGGCAACCTTACCCCAAAAATCCCGTCTCATGATTCGTCTTCAATCTCGTTTGTTTATGCAGAGTTTACGATCGATTGTTCTTTCAGTCGTGCTCATGATGGTTACGATCATTCCTGGACTGGCGCAAGCTCCAACTCGATCAATTCTTAGAGTAGGCAGTCAAGGCACAGATGTCACTGAGTTACAAAGCACCTTGAAGCTTCTAGGGTACTACGCGGGCGCGGTCAATGGTGTGTTTGAAGAAAGTACCGCTCAAGCCGTAACCCGCTTTCAGTCGTCTGCTGGGATCACAGCAGATGGCATTGTTGGCTCTGAGACTTGGAATCGCTTGTTTCCGACTTCTGAGCCTGTTGCTGTGAATCCACCGCAGAGACCGCAAACTCCAGTTGAATCACGTCGTCCTGAGCCTGCACCAAGTGGAGAATTTCCAATTTTGCGGCGGGGGGCGAGAGGGGAAGCAGTCCGAGGATTGCAGAATCGATTGAGCGCGATCGGTGTTTATCAGGGTGAAGTTGATGGAATCTTTGGACCGGGAACGGAAGAAGCGGTGAAAGCGGCTCAGAGTAAGTTTGGATTGGAAGCGGATGGAGTTGTTGGAGGGGCGACTTGGGCGGCGATTTTGCGGTAGATTAGCGCGATCATTGCAGTCGGTGAAGGGCTGTAAACATTGGTGAATTGAATGTGCTGCGCTAGGGCAGGAATGCTACTTTAGATTCAAGACACAAAAGAAGTTGAAACCCTTCTTCCAAGCAAGATTAAAGCCTGTGTCTCCTGCTTTAGTCGCCTCGCAAAAGTCTAGGAAACATCACTAACGATCGCACTTCAATTTGATTGAGATTTGTCTCGTTCACTTCAGATTATTGGTTCGTTGAGGCAAACAAAGGTCAGATGAAAACTACAGCCTGATTTGGCTGGATGCGTAGTGGTTGTTGATGAGAAAGTTTGCGATTTCTGTCCACCTTACTTGTTACTTCTTGTTCAAGCTACACATACAACTAAGTGACTACAGCTTTCGGGGTTTGGCGATTTGCCAGACCCTTTGATGTTTTTATCGAAATTGCTCTTGCCAATTTCCTGAGATTTGGATTAGAAATAACTAGAGGTTGCTTTCTAGATTCGACGAAAGCTTGATTCCTCTCACCACGATTTTAACTGCGGCTGCTGAACCCTAGTCACCCTTCTCTTCAATCTTTTTGAGCCATTGGTTGGCTCTGACTTGTTTATGCAGCCTAAAAATCTTTCTCGGCTTCTGAGAGCTTTTGTTGTTCGGCATCACATGGAGTGGGAAGACTGCGATCGCGCTTTGATCTGACTCGTGCGGGTGCAAACGAAACGGAGGCATCGTTGGGATTAACTGGAGTGGGTTGTATTACATTACGGGAGGAACGTCGGATCGAAGAAGCACCTGCGGCTTATAAGCCCATTACGCCTGTGATTGATGCTCAGGTTCAAGCAGGATTGGTCGAGGTGGTGGCTCGATTGCATCCAATTCTGACATTCAAAGCTTAATACGATCCTTCAATACTGGAAGTTGCAGAGTTATTCAACAACTTCCAGCATTCGGACTACGATTCTTTCAATAGATCCACTGTTTCTTTCACCTTCAGATTCAATGGCACTTTTAACGCGACTCGCTGCTGCAAACTGGTTTGATAGCGCCCCAATGCTGTGAGCGAAAAATGTTGCTGATAGAGATGGTATTTCAGATAGAAATGTCCTGGGAATCCTGTGCCAGTAAAGAAATCTTCGTTCCAAGCACCGTCTTTCTGGGTTTGAATAAGATACGCGATCGCTTTGTCGATCGCATCCCATTCATAGCTTCCAGTTCCATCTCCCGCTGCTAACAATCCAATGATCGCCCAAGCGGTTTGAGAGGCAGTACTTTCACCTTTACCTTTGAGCGTCGGATCTTTGTAGCTTTCGCAGGTTTCGCCCCAACCGCCATCGGGGTTTTGCACTTGAGCTAACCAGTTCGCACCTCGTTCAATGCTGCGTCGATGTGTGTTGGGAGCGACCTTCGATAATGCTGCTAAAACGCCGCTTGTTCCATAGATGTAATTTACGCCCCAACGCCCGAACCATGAACCATCTGACTCCTGTTCACGAACAAGGTAGGACAAAGCTCGATCGAGTCTTTCCGGTGTTAAAGCTGCATAGTGTTTTGGATCTCCCGATTGAAGTTGCCCTAACATTTCCAAAACTCGCGCCGTTACATCAGCAGTATTCGGATCAATCATCGCTTTAAGATCACCGTAAGGCATCGCGTTCAGCCAATCTTGATCGTTATCAAGATCAAACGCTGCCCAGCCTCCGGGCTTACATTGCATCGTGCTAATCCAGTTCACACAACGAACGATCGCTTGTTGTTTCTCGCCTTCATTCGGCATCTTCAACAAATCAAGCGCCATCACCACGACCGCAGAATCATCGACATCTGGATAAAAGCGATTCTCGAATTCAAATGCCCACGCGCCGGGTTTTCCTTCAGTATTCTTGACTGCCCAATCTCCGTAGCTAAGAATCTGTTTTTCGAGTAGCCATTTGCCTGCTTTTACCAATGTTGGATCAGAGGGAGATACACCGGATTCGATCAGCGATCGTATCACCAGTCCCGTATCCCAAACCGGAGAGATACAAGGCTGGATTCGATAGCTGTTGTCTTCTTCAATGGCAAAATTGTCGATCGCTCTTAGTCCCCGTGCCACATACGGATCATTCGCGTCGTATCCCAGACAGCGTAATGCAATCAATGAATTGATCATGGCTGGAATAATGCCGCCCCAATCTCCGGTTGCTTCCTGGCGTTCGAGAATCCATTTCTCAGCGGCTTTGATGCCTTCTTCACGGAAGGGCATTAGGTTCAAATCTTCGGCGAATTTGAACGCTCGATCGAGGTCTAAAAACAAATCCGTCCAATCCGATTTTCGCGGCAGTTCGTACACAGCATTGTGAATGCCCTCGACATAGAGTTCATCGAGCGTAATAGCAGAATCGGTGATGAAAACGGGTTTACGATCGAATGCAATCAACAATGGAACGGTACTCCCTCGCGCCCAACTCGACATTTCGTAAATGCTGAAGGTATGACCCGAAAACAATGGCTCCGAGCTAAATGGATTGGGAATCTCAACTTTGAGCGAGGGCAGAAACATGATCCACGGGGGAAGCGAAGGAATGCCACGCCAATCGAAACAGCCAATCAGAGCTAGATGGAACTTAGTAAAGATGCGAGTTTTAGTAATTCCGCCTCGTGCCAGGATAAATTCTTTCGCTCGAACTAGGGCAGGATCAGCCGACGAAACACCGAGCAATCTGAGTGCCATGTAAGCTTCGACTGTTGTACTCAGATCGCCGCCATCGTTGTAGTACAATTCCCAACCGCCGTGATCCCGCTGCTCTGCGCGTAAATAGTTTTCAGCTTTGTGCAAGGGGCGTTCCCGATCGGTTCCCCAAATTTTATGAAGCAAAATCGTTTCAGCCGTAATCGTCACATTCGATTCGAGTTCCGCCCACCAGTAACCCTCTGGCTTTTGTAGTGATAATAGATACTGCTGGCTTGCTGAGATTGCGTTTTCTAATGATTGTTTCTGCATTCTAAGACTCCTCACACCAAATCCTGACCAACAAGTGCTGTTCTCCTCAGCGCTAATCTACTTGACTTTTACGATCGACCGAGTATTGATTGTAATGTTTTCATCAATGCGACTGAACACGCTAATGGTGATTTTGACATGAGTGAGATGATTCTTGGGTTCTCGATCGTAAGTTTATTGATTTGGATCTATCTGTTGTTGTTCCGGGGACAGTTTTGGCAAATGGATCAACGGCTGCCAGAGGGAAATCAGCAAACGGCTTCGGTGTGTGTGGTGATTCCAGCGCGAAATGAGGCAGATTTGTTGCCGATCACTTTACGATCGCTGTTGACTCAATCGTATTCGGGTTCGCTCAAGGTCATTCTGGTCGATGATCACAGCACTGATGGAACCGCAGAAGTGGCACGAGAAACAGCGGCAAGTTTGGGAAAATCTGAGCAGTTACAAATTCTTTCGGCTCAACCGTTACCCGCAGGTTGGACAGGGAAACTTTGGGCATTAGAACAAGGCATCCAGAAAGGAATGGAGTTAGAGCCAGATTATTTTCTGTTGACGGATGCCGATATTGAACATGATTCGGATAACGTGCAGAATTTGGTCAGTCATGCGATCGAGGACGATCGAGAATTAGTCTCGCTCATGGTCAGACTCCGCTGCGTTAGCTTTTGGGAGAAGTTACTCATTCCTGCATTTGTATTCTTTTTTGCAAAGCTCTATCCGTTTCGGTGGGCAAATGATCCGAATAGATCGTTAGCGGCAGCCGCAGGAGGATGTAGTTTAATCCGCAGAGAAGCCTTAACTCGAATCGGAGGAGTCGCAGCAATTCGACAGGCGTTAATCGATGATTGTGCGTTAGCAGATGCGATTAAATCAACTGGATCACATCGGATTTGGTTGGGATTGACTCAGACAACGATCAGCTTACGTCCTTATGATTCACTTGATACGATCTGGACTATGGTTTCTCGTACTGCTTATACTCAGCTAGATTATTCTCCTTTGCTGTTGATCGGAGCAGTACTTGGAATGTTTATGATTTATCTGTTTCCTGTACTTGGAATCTTAACTGGAAGCTTAATTAGTGTATTAACTTATTTATTGATGTCTCTGTCGTACTTTCCGATCGTACAATTTTATCGATGTTCGTTTTGGTATACGTTTTGTTTACCCGCGATCGCATTTCTCTATTTGTTAATGACGATCGATTCTGCAATCAAACATTGGCGCGGTCAGGGTGGCGCATGGAAAGGACGAACCTACTAATTTCTGCATCTACTATGAGAACTCTCAAATTCTTCTTTGTGCTGGCGTTCACTTTTGCGATCGTATTTCTGTTGTCTCGTCCGGTTCAAGCACAACTGAATCCGACCGTGTTCGTAGATATTCGATCGATTAATCCTCGAATTGCGCTCGACATTCGTTACGCAACCCGAAACAACTTTGTCAAAGAAACGCTTTATCCACAAGCTCGATGTATTCTTCGGGCTGCAACAGCACAACAACTCTCACAAGTGCAAACCGATTTAGAAAGACGTGGACTTGGACTGAAAGTATTCGATTGTTATCGCCCGTTATCGGTTCAGAAACGATTGTGGCAAATCAAGCCTGATTCGCGATTTGTCGCAGATCCAGCGATCGGGTCACGACACAATCGGGGAGCGGCGGTTGATTTAACAGTGGTCGATCGAACTGGGAAAGAATTACCCATGCCAACCGGATTCGATGATTTCTCAGAACGAGCCAGTCTGAGCTACAACAATTTACCTGCTGAAGTTCTGCGAAATCGTCAATTGCTCCAAGATGCAATGGTGAGAGCAGGATTTACCCCACTCTCAACCGAATGGTGGCACTTTGATGGGCGAGGCTGGCAAAACTTCTCAGTTCGAGATGTTGCCTTTGGTGCAATTCCATCACCCTCGCTCAATAATTCCGCCACCCAGTAGCACTTCACCGTCATACCAAACCGCTGCTTGTCCCGGTGTGATACTAAACTGGGGTTCATCGAACACGATTCGCACTCGATTGTCTTCCAGTGGAATCACCGTTGCGGGTGTAGCAGTCGATCGATAACGAATTTGCACATCCGCTTTAATCGGGGCAGACGGAGGCGCGATCGAGACCCAATTAATCCGCGCTACCGTACACTCAAGGTTCTGCGCTTCCGATCGTTCTCCCACGATCACTCGATTTCGAGCGGCATCCAACCCAATGACGTAAAGCGGCTCAGTGTGAGCGATTCCCAATCCTTTGCGCTGTCCAATCGTGTAATGATGTACGCCCTCATGCTGACCGAGCACTTTCCCAGAGCGATCGACAATTTCACCTTGATGCGGTGCAATGTACTTATCCAAAAACGCCTGCATCGAACCGTTCGCTTCTACTAAGCAGAGATCCTGACTTTCGGGCTTGTCTGCGGTGTGAAGTCCAAACGATGCTGCAATTTGACGGGTTTCGGTTTTGTGCTTCTCACCGAGCGGGAAGACGACTTGCGAAAGCACTGCTTGATCAAGATCGTAGAGAAAATAAGACTGATCTTTTGATCGATCAACGGCTCTCAACAATTGGTAGCGTCCATTCTCAAACCGAATTCGCGCATAGTGACCCGTAGCGATCTTGTCGATCCCCAACGTTTCCTGTGCATACTTCAGCATCGGTGTAAATTTCACCGCTTTGTTACATTGCGAACAGGGCAATGGCGTAATCCCATCACCATACCCAGTCACCAAGTAATCGATAATATTTTCCTGAAACACATCGCGGCTATCAACAATGTGATGCGGAATGCCTAACTCCTCACAAAGTTTTGCCGCATCGACCATGCCTTCAGAGCAGCATTGACCCTTCCCTTTCATCAACCAAAGGGTCAAGCCAACCACTTCATAGCCTTGATCGTGCAACGTAGCAGCCGCAACTGAGCTATCGACTCCTCCAGAGAGTCCGACCACAACTTTGTTCATCGGAGTTTCGCAATCTATATCTCTTCTAAGCTAACATTTCGCCACGAAATTGGCTTAATCCTGCAATCTCTCCAGACAAAGTTGCCGGAAATGATCCCCCCGCTGCTCGAAGTTCTGATACTGGTCAAAACTGGCACAAGCAGGAGATAAAAGCACGACTTGAGCAGAATGTTGCTTGGCGAGAGTGGTCGATCGCTCAACTGCCCGTTCCATTGTGCCAACATCCTCATAGTTTGAGTAACCCACATCCTCAAGCCGTTTCCCAAACGTTGGTGCAGCTTCTCCAATTAGCAACACAAAAGCAGCTTTCTTTTGAATCACATTGAGCCATGCTTGATCTTCCCCAATTTTTGGTTCTCCCCCTGCAATCAAAATCACTGGAGATTTCACCGCAGCTAATCCAACCTCTGCTGCATCATAGTTCGTCGCTTTACTATCATTGATGAAGTCAACTCCTTGCCAGGTGCAGATATGTTCTAACCGATGAGGAACACCCGGAAATTCTGAAACTGCTTGTGCGATCGCATCTTTTTCAATTCCGGCTAACCGCGCCGCAGCAACCGACATCAATAGATTCTGCAAATTATGTGCCCCAGGCATTTTAAGAGCATCGGCTTGAACGATCTTTTCACCTTGTACGATCGCCCAACCCTCCTCAATATAAGCTCCAAATTCTGGCTTGCCAATTAGCTCAGATTTACCTTTCACACTTGTCCAGCAAGCATTCTCTTGAATCGGATAGCTTTGCTGCAATCCAATGTTTCGCAGATACAGATCATCCCCATTAAAAATCTGTTGCTTAGATTGATTCAGCAAACTCGCTTTAATGTTGAAATAGTTCTCTAAGGTTTTGTGGCGACTGAGATGATCCGGGGTAAACGTTGTCCAGATGGCGATTTCAGGCTGAATTGATGAAGAAGATTCGATCTGATAGCTACTAATTTCTGCGATCGCCCAATCAATCTTTTGATCTAACAATGCAACCTCACAAGCTGCATATCCAATGTTGCCAAATGCAGGTGCATGAAATCCTGCTTTCTCAAAGATTGCAGCAGTTAAAGCAGTCGTTGTTGTTTTACCATTCGTTCCCGTGATTGCTACCCAAGGCACATCACTCAAAGCTCTCCAAGCGAGTTCCATTTCACCGATCGTATCAATGTTCATCGATCGAGCAGTGACCAAGCTTGGAACATCCCACGGCACACCCGGACTCACCACAATCAAATCTGGCTGCACTGATTCGGAATCAAATTGATCGCCTAATCGAACATTGATATCTTCTGATAAAAGCTCTTGCTGTTGGGTTTCGAGAGCGGGAGAAGAACCGCGATCGCTAATCGTTACTTGCCATCCTTGGCGTTTGAGCAGTCGGGCGGCAGCGTTGCCAGATTTCCCCAACCCAATCACAGAAGCATTCGGCATAGTCACGATCGCAGTTACTCTTTTTGCATTTCTAATCCTACTCCGTAATGTTTCAGAATATATGACATGATGATTTCTGCCATCAAGTAATTTCGCTAGAATGAGTTCACCGATTTATCCAACTCCAGCACAAGAAGCAAGATGCGTCTTACTTTGCATGAATTTAACAAGAATGTATGTTCCAATTTATCTTGTGCGACTTGATGAGCGAAATAGAAACATCATTTTGCTAGCTGGCGAAGAGATTGAGATTTGTATTTCTGAAGACGGAGAATGGGGGTACATAGAGTCAACTACCTCACCCACAAGGGGATGAGGCTTGCACTTCCACATCCAACTAGCCGTCTAGAAGTCGGAGCGCAATAGGCGGATTGACTGCCGCCCGAAGTATTCAATTCTTTTGCAAGGAGCCGCTAAAATGCTCGTCCCTCTCTTCCAAAAAGCCGAAGCTTCTGAAACGGTTTCTCCTGTAGTGCGTAGCCTTGCAGCGAGTGCCTTGATTAAGGAAGTGGGCTTGTCGTACAAGCAACTATATCAAGGTTCTTCGTTCATTGCAAAGAAAATTGCCAGTCTGCGGGGCATTGAACCCCTTGACTGGCGCTCCTATCTCTCCCAACCCACAAGGGGATTGGGTTTCTCGGAGGTTTTATGAAACCTGATTATTTAGCGATGACTAGGGCGGAGTTGAGAGCTTATGTATTGTCTCACCATGAAGATACAGAAGCTTTCCATGTGCTTGCCGATCGAATTTTGGCAGATCCGAATCTGAAGGTCTATTCCCCTGAAGATGTCGATCGCTTTCCTGAAATTTACGAGGAACATCGCAAGCGTAAAGAAGCCGAAAAGAATTCGGGTGAATCTGAGCAAAATTAATTCAGGTTGAAAAGGGGAATGAAATCGAGTTCCCCTTTTGTTTTTTATGCGCCAACCGCTTCTTTTGCAGCGTAGAGCACTTCAGCCGTGATTTGAGTGATATTGCGATCGCGGGCAAATTTCTCAGTATTCCGCTTCACTTTACCCCGCACAAATCCCGGAATCCGATTCAGTTCCGCCAATCCATCCTTGCTCCAACCCAGATCCGACTCTGCCGAAACCGATTTGGTAATGACTTCTTTCGTATCGTGACCGCCAAAGATTTCGAGCAAGTGATCTTCCATTCCGAGTGTGAACGAGTTGTAGATCAAATCGACAATCTGATTACTGCCTTCATAGCCTACGAATGGTTTATATCCGACTGGGAAGTTCTGAATGTGAATCGGAGCCGCGATCACACCGCAGGGAATATCCAATCGTTTTCCGACGTGGCGTTCCATCTGAGTGCCAAAAATTGCAGCAGGTTCAAGACGGGCGATCGCATCTGCAATTTGTCCATGATCTTCACTGATCAAAACATCATCACAGTACTCGCTCACTTGATTTCTAAACCATTCTGCATCGTACTTACAATAGGTTCCTGCCAGCAACACATGAATCCCCATTTCACGCGAGAGAATCTTGGTAATAGCTGCCGCGTGAGTGCTATCTCCGAAGACGACTGCTTTTTTGCCGGTCAGGTTTTGGCAATCAATCGATCGAGAAAACCAAGCTGCCTGCGACACATATCGCGTTTGCTGATCAATCAATGATTCATAGTTCACATCCGCACCTTGAGCATTGATCACTTGCTGAATTTTGCGAATACAACGTGCTGTTTCAACAATGCCCATTGGCGTAATGTCTACATACGGCATTCCAAATTCTTGCTGCAAATATTCCGCTGCAAGCATTCCCGTCTCACGATACGGAACTAAGTTAAACCAAGCGCGAGGCAAGGTTTTAAGCTCATGCACACTTGCACCCTGAGGCACGATCGCATTCACTTCAATCCCCAAATCAGCCATGAACTTCTTCAGTTCAGTCGCATCATGATTGTGATGAAATCCAAGTGTCGTCAGTCCAAAAATGTTCACCGAAGGCTTCTCAGTCTTTTCCGTCACTAAATCGCCTTTCTTCCGAGCTTTTGCGATGTAGAACTGTACAATCTGTTGCAATGTTCGATCGGCAGCTTGTAGCTCATTCACACGATAGTGATTCACATCCGCCAACATGACATCACACTGAGCTTCAATCTGCGCCCGCTCCACAAAATTCTGCAAATCTTCCTGCAAAATGCTCGATGTACAAGTCGGAGTCAGAACGATCAAATCAGGATGTTCTTCGCCATCTTTGCGCGTGATGTTATCGACCACTTTTTCTTGCGAACCACGAGCGAGAACATGACGATCGACGACGCTGGTTGTGACCGGAGTATAGTCTCGTTCTCGCTCTAACATTGATCGCATGACATTGAAATAGTCATCGCCCAAGGGAGCGTGCATAATCGCGTGAACATTCTTAAAAGAACTGGCAATGCGGAGTGTGCCAATGTGTGCGGGTCCTGCATACATCCAGTAAGCTAATTTCATATCGGTGTCTCCCTTATATGCAGCGGGGTTGAAGTGACTGCTTTAGCATTGTCGCAAAGTTGTCGATCGCATCGGGGATTTGCTTTGTGATGTGTTACGCGATCGCACAAAACTTCAAGAAGCTACA
Coding sequences within it:
- a CDS encoding PBS lyase HEAT domain protein repeat-containing protein (similar to AA sequence:cyanobase_aa:PCC7424_4212); protein product: MSYELIMLSELPYSHIYCIFQPESRAAILSWFADYDVARSHKEAFINVLINFDDRCNHFFSHQAYFLAAEAIAFFPDCSQADAIVGQLLKWSYSFCRTSKSDWKIYPRALTIAAREALKRTDIKRVANRLAEVIHTADSLVVLRRAAEELGRLNPGDESAIAALERLIQYPQPLRNSIEAITSLIVIDPQNPLIVSSLLEIINSDEAGFYVLRDAMWALREVAVRDEAAIKTTCEFIDRMQQHIECQSDKQLSEDHPDLFLCNQSVKLLGVIGVGSQPAISSLLSSLRQTGFYAHEFYPSEQFFGCEAVDALGSVAIDNSTAIAELTQMLSDAQEPLLCCHVAAALLRIDRNNSKAMTVLTEILETAQVAQTEVKLLELETFSRSELRELPEYLLWRAADSLARNDPNSQSAIGILIQLVQTSISDTPCLPILYSLLDIDSTKQLAINALMQLLETKPDDFLCEALPIFRGVEVGNELVIDALTRLIQRSQSQSNRYAAAGALGTVDPGNSFAIATLIELLESDDRFLWSIAQELGNIGIDDEQAISALLKFVQTFQRTSDRRDRQRLTDCFKHLKSKELLSCVVQELKDYLDPKQTDLDDDQFEGGAYFEWEDVEGVRSEVAYQIIWNCAQNMSYPDFYQAWTGEGL
- a CDS encoding hypothetical protein (hypothetical protein FJSC11DRAFT_3938;~similar to AA sequence:cyanobase_aa:LBDG_17850); the encoded protein is MQSALLYRFQAAMIGAIVGETIGIQTSGRVPAHRDSFDFMHFYAESLINPNRAENPSDPIFREPLTTAESAIALLPVFLFFHEDFPKLRQNIEAVLKLWQNPAVSELDLLAIGYTLSQALLESLTPRRFVSSMFEALLAPPEGIPKLQRLQQVETMVQQGIGLEDATQLILTLSDATTGDAAIALALYCFLSTPGDFRLSIQRAIQTRYQVPGVAALTGALSGAYNSTIELPAEWRMGVTQQAEIQQLSKQLLASWSGMYLVEEGNYAIAAPQVMRRI
- a CDS encoding peptidoglycan-binding domain 1 protein (similar to AA sequence:cyanobase_aa:LBDG_17840), translated to MIRLQSRLFMQSLRSIVLSVVLMMVTIIPGLAQAPTRSILRVGSQGTDVTELQSTLKLLGYYAGAVNGVFEESTAQAVTRFQSSAGITADGIVGSETWNRLFPTSEPVAVNPPQRPQTPVESRRPEPAPSGEFPILRRGARGEAVRGLQNRLSAIGVYQGEVDGIFGPGTEEAVKAAQSKFGLEADGVVGGATWAAILR
- a CDS encoding squalene/oxidosqualene cyclase (similar to AA sequence:cyanobase_aa:LBDG_51590), which codes for MQKQSLENAISASQQYLLSLQKPEGYWWAELESNVTITAETILLHKIWGTDRERPLHKAENYLRAEQRDHGGWELYYNDGGDLSTTVEAYMALRLLGVSSADPALVRAKEFILARGGITKTRIFTKFHLALIGCFDWRGIPSLPPWIMFLPSLKVEIPNPFSSEPLFSGHTFSIYEMSSWARGSTVPLLIAFDRKPVFITDSAITLDELYVEGIHNAVYELPRKSDWTDLFLDLDRAFKFAEDLNLMPFREEGIKAAEKWILERQEATGDWGGIIPAMINSLIALRCLGYDANDPYVARGLRAIDNFAIEEDNSYRIQPCISPVWDTGLVIRSLIESGVSPSDPTLVKAGKWLLEKQILSYGDWAVKNTEGKPGAWAFEFENRFYPDVDDSAVVVMALDLLKMPNEGEKQQAIVRCVNWISTMQCKPGGWAAFDLDNDQDWLNAMPYGDLKAMIDPNTADVTARVLEMLGQLQSGDPKHYAALTPERLDRALSYLVREQESDGSWFGRWGVNYIYGTSGVLAALSKVAPNTHRRSIERGANWLAQVQNPDGGWGETCESYKDPTLKGKGESTASQTAWAIIGLLAAGDGTGSYEWDAIDKAIAYLIQTQKDGAWNEDFFTGTGFPGHFYLKYHLYQQHFSLTALGRYQTSLQQRVALKVPLNLKVKETVDLLKES